From a region of the Halobacteriovorax sp. HLS genome:
- a CDS encoding 2OG-Fe(II) oxygenase: MKVPFPKEMDIALIQADWKQVDELLFSYLAPGGYLRDILNKFHPFDSTEHIIALRDAATDEDGIWHDDGSRHIAFTWSFNDDSSLTGGELLFKLKKSEEVTTISPPPREVLTVFLTGEYGFEHKVNKVTRGSRKTIAGWCSTAPKLED, encoded by the coding sequence ATGAAAGTTCCCTTTCCTAAAGAGATGGACATCGCGCTCATTCAAGCAGATTGGAAGCAAGTTGATGAGCTTCTCTTTAGCTATCTTGCTCCAGGTGGATATTTAAGGGATATTCTCAATAAATTTCACCCTTTTGATTCCACTGAGCATATTATCGCTTTACGGGATGCAGCCACTGACGAAGATGGTATCTGGCATGACGATGGCTCCAGGCATATTGCATTCACCTGGTCATTTAATGATGATTCCAGTCTTACAGGAGGTGAACTTCTGTTTAAACTCAAGAAATCTGAAGAGGTAACAACAATTTCCCCTCCACCAAGAGAAGTTCTCACCGTATTTCTCACTGGTGAGTATGGATTTGAACACAAAGTAAATAAAGTCACTCGAGGATCTAGAAAAACAATCGCAGGATGGTGTAGCACGGCGCCCAAACTTGAAGATTAA